From one Lycium ferocissimum isolate CSIRO_LF1 chromosome 7, AGI_CSIRO_Lferr_CH_V1, whole genome shotgun sequence genomic stretch:
- the LOC132064534 gene encoding stromal 70 kDa heat shock-related protein, chloroplastic: MASSTAQIHALGATYFTTPSNSTRTKPSKTVFLGQNLNNRTLNFGLNHKKSTSSSRRNGGGLRVVAEKVVGIDLGTTNSAVAAMEGGKPTIVTNAEGQRTTPSVVAYTKSGDRLVGQIAKRQAVVNPENTFFSVKRFIGRKMNEVDEESKQVSYNVIRDENGNVKLDCPAIGKSFAAEEISAQVLRKLVDDASKFLNDKVSKAVVTVPAYFNDSQRTATKDAGRIAGLEVLRIINEPTAASLAYGFEKKNNETILVFDLGGGTFDVSVLEVGDGVFEVLSTSGDTHLGGDDFDKRVVDWLAASFKRDEGIDLLKDKQALQRLTETAEKAKMELSSLTQTNISLPFITATADGPKHIETTITRGKFEELCSDLLDRLKTPVQNSLRDAKLSFSDIDEVILVGGSTRIPAVQELVKKLTGKDPNVTVNPDEVVALGAAVQAGVLAGDVSDIVLLDVTPLSIGLETLGGVMTKIIPRNTTLPTSKSEVFSTAADGQTSVEINVLQGEREFVRDNKSLGSFRLDGIPPAPRGVPQIEVKFDIDANGILSVTAIDKGTGKKQDITITGASTLPGDEVERMVKEAERFAQEDKEKRDAIDTKNQADSVVYQTEKQLKELGDKVPGPVKEKVEAKLGELKEAISGGSTQTMKDAMAALNQEVMQLGQSLYNQPGAGGAAPGAGPAPGGPDGPAESSGKGPDEDVIDADFTDSK, translated from the exons ATGGCGTCTTCAACAGCTCAAATTCACGCTCTTGGAGCCACATATTTCACAACTCCCTCAAATTCTACCCGCACAAAACCCTCAAAAACAGTGTTTTTAGGACAAAACCTAAACAACAGAACCCTAAACTTCGGATTAAACCACAAAAAGAGCACTAGCTCAAGCCGTCGCAACGGCGGTGGTCTTCGTGTGGTGGCTGAGAAGGTTGTGGGAATTGATTTGGGGACTACAAATTCAGCTGTGGCAGCTATGGAAGGAGGGAAACCCACCATAGTTACCAATGCTGAAGGACAGAGAACAACTCCTTCAGTTGTGGCGTATACGAAAAGTGGTGATAGGCTTGTTGGGCAAATTGCCAAGCGTCAGGCTGTGGTGAATCCTGAGAATACGTTCTTTTCGGTGAAGAGGTTTATTGGAAGGAAGATGAATGAGGTGGATGAGGAGTCTAAGCAGGTTTCGTATAATGTTATTAGAGATGAGAATGGAAATGTTAAGCTTGATTGTCCTGCTATTGGTAAATCATTCGCTGCTGAAGAAATTTCAGCTCag GTCCTGAGGAAGTTGGTGGATGATGCATCCAAATTTTTGAATGACAAGGTTTCCAAGGCTGTTGTCACGGTTCCTGCTTACTTCAATGATTCTCAGAGGACAGCAACAAAGGATGCAGGTCGCATTGCTGGATTGGAGGTTCTTCGGATCATTAATGAACCCACAGCTGCCTCCTTGGCTTatggttttgaaaagaaaaataatgaaacaaTTTTGGTTTTTGATCTTGGAGGTGGTACTTTTGATGTATCAG TTCTTGAGGTTGGTGATGGTGTCTTTGAGGTGCTTTCTACTTCTGGTGATACCCATCTTGGTGGTGATGATTTTGACAAG AGGGTTGTTGATTGGCTTGCTGCAAGTTTCAAGAGGGATGAAGGTATTGATCTTCTGAAAGACAAACAAGCTCTTCAACGTCTGACTGAGACTGCTGAAAAAGCTAAGATGGAACTGTCATCACTCACACAGACTAACATCAG TTTGCCATTCATTACAGCCACTGCTGATGGTCCTAAACACATTGAGACAACTATCACACGTGGTAAATTTGAAGAACTATGCTCCGATCTGCTTGACAG GCTTAAAACTCCTGTTCAGAATTCCTTGAGAGATGCCAAGCTCTCCTTCAGCGATATTGACGAGGTGATCCTTGTTGGTGGTTCTACACGTATTCCAGCTGTTCAGGAACTTGTTAAGAAATTGACAGGAAAAGACCCCAATGTTACAGTTAACCCTGATGAAGTTGTTGCTCTTGGTGCTGCAGTGCAG GCTGGAGTGTTGGCCGGAGATGTCAGCGATATCGTTCTTTTGGATGTCACACCTTTATCCATTGGTTTGGAAACACTTGGTGGTGTGATGACAAAGATCATTCCAAGAAATACAACATTGCCTACCTCAAAATCAGAAGTATTCTCTACCGCTGCTGATGGTCAGACAAGTGTAGAAATTAATGTCCTCCAAGGGGAGCGAGAATTTGTCCGGGACAACAAATCTTTAGGCAGCTTCCGGCTTGATGGAATTCCTCCTGCCCCAAGAGGGGTTCCTCAAATTGAAGTGAAGTTTGACATTGATGCCAATGGCATTCTCTCCGTCACTGCTATTGACAAGGGTACTGGGAAGAAGCAAGACATCACCATTACTGGTGCCAGCACACTGCCCGGTGATGAG GTCGAGAGAATGGTTAAAGAAGCTGAAAGATTTGCCCAGGAAGACAAGGAGAAGAGAGATGCCATAGACACAAAGAATCAGGCGGATTCTGTTGTCTACCAGACAGAAAAGCAATTGAAGGAACTTGGAGACAAAGTACCAGGGCCGGTGAAGGAGAAAGTTGAGGCTAAACTTGGAGAGCTGAAAGAAGCCATCTCAGGGGGCTCAACTCAGACCATGAAGGATGCTATGGCTGCCCTTAACCAAGAAGTAATGCAGCTTGGTCAGTCGCTCTACAACCAGCCGGGTGCTGGAGGTGCTGCACCAGGTGCTGGTCCAGCACCGGGGGGTCCCGATGGGCCTGCAGAATCATCAGGGAAGGGACCTGATGAAGACGTAATTGATGCTGATTTCACAGACAGCAAGTGA
- the LOC132064533 gene encoding phosphoribosylamine--glycine ligase — MACMSLNIGAASSLKFVTNWQNQSARLFSAKQQYCSSNWDCFNLRVSRSSCRGFHTYKSFATVFNSLSVDNDNPKERVVVLVIGGGGREHALCHALRRSPSCDAIFCAPGNAGISSSGDATCISDLDVLDSSAVIAFCHKWGVGLVVIGPEAPLVAGLANDLVKVGIPTFGPSSEAAALEGSKNFMKSLCDKYGIPTAKYQAFTDPSAAKEYIKKEGAPIVVKADGLAAGKGVIVAMTLEQAYEAVDSMLVDNAFGSAGSRVIIEEYLEGEEASFFALVDGEHAIPLESAQDHKRVGDGDTGPNTGGMGAYSPAPVLTKELQSVVMESIIFPTVKGMAEEGCKFVGVLYAGLMIEKKSGLPKLIEYNVRFGDPECQVLMVRLESDLIEILLAACRGKLDGVSLDWSPGSAMVVVMASKGYPGSYQKGTIIDKLEEAEQVAPSVKVFHAGTAFDTDGNFIATGGRVLGVTAKGKDLEEARDRAYQAVEQISWPGGFYRRDIGWRALPQKQYS, encoded by the exons atggcaTGTATGTCACTCAATATTGGTGCAGCTTCTTCATTGAAGTTTGTAACCAATTGGCAAAACCAGTCAGCAAGGCTATTCTCAGCAAAACAACAATATTGCTCTTCCAACTGGGATTGTTTCAATCTTCGAGTTAGTCGTAGTTCTTGTCGTGGTTTTCATACTTACAAATCTTTTGCCACTGTTTTTAACAGTCTTTCAGTGGATAATGACAACCCCA AGGAAAGGGTGGTTGTCTTGGTAATTGGAGGAGGAGGGAGAGAACATGCGCTCTGTCATGCGCTGAGGCGATCCCCTTCTTGTGATGCTATTTTCTGTGCACCTGGTAATGCTGGAATTTCCAGCTCAGGTGATGCGACTTGCATATCGGACCTTGATGTTTTAGATAGTTCAGCTGTGATCGCTTTCTGTCATAAATGGGGAGTTGGGCTGGTTGTGATTGGACCAGAGGCTCCGCTTGTTGCAGGTCTTGCTAATGACCTTGTTAAGGTAGGAATTCCTACCTTTGGACCCTCTTCAGAAGCAGCTGCTTTAGAAGGTTCTAAGAACTTCATGAAGAGCTTATGTGACAAATATGGAATTCCTACTGCAAAG TATCAAGCATTTACAGACCCATCTGCTGCAAAAGAGTACATCAAAAAGGAAGGTGCTCCAATTGTGGTTAAAGCGGATGGATTGGCTGCTGGTAAAGGTGTGATTGTTGCCATGACATTGGAGCAAGCATACGAGGCTGTTGATTCTATGCTTGTAGACAATGCTTTTGGTTCAGCTGGTTCTCGAGTCATTATAGAGGAATATCTGGAAGGAGAGGAAGCATCATTTTTTGCTCTAGTAGATGGTGAGCATGCCATACCTCTGGAATCTGCTCAAGACCACAAACGTGTTGGCGATGGCGATACAGGACCAAATACTGGTGGGATGGGGGCATATTCTCCGGCTCCTGTCTTGACAAAAGAACTGCAATCAGTGGTCATGGAGTCTATAATTTTCCCTACGGTGAAGGGAATGGCTGAAGAAGGCTGCAAATTTGTTGGGGTTCTGTATGCTGGGCTCATGATCGAGAAGAAATCTGGTTTGCCGAAGTTAATTGAGTACAATGTGCGCTTTGGAGATCCAGAATGTCAG GTGTTGATGGTCCGGTTAGAGTCTGATTTGATAGAAATTTTGCTGGCAGCTTGTCGTGGGAAGCTAGATGGGGTGTCTTTGGACTGGTCCCCTGGGTCAGCCATGGTGGTTGTAATGGCAAGTAAAGGGTATCCTGGCAGTTACCAGAAAGGAACAATCATTGATAAGCTTGAGGAAGCAGAGCAAGTTGCTCCGTCGGTTAAAGTATTCCATGCTGGAACTGCTTTTGATACGGATGGAAATTTCATTGCTACTGGGGGACGTGTTCTTGGAGTCACAGCAAAAGGAAAGGATCTTGAAGAGGCTCGGGATAGAGCTTATCAAGCCGTTGAACAAATTAGTTGGCCTGGAGGTTTTTATAGACGAGATATTGGCTGGAGAGCACTACCTCAAAAACAATATTCCTAA
- the LOC132062739 gene encoding histone H3.2-like — protein MARTKQTARKSTGGKAPRKQLATKAARKSAPATGGVKKPHRFRPGTVALREIRKYQKSTELLIRKLPFQRLVREIAQDFKTDLRFQSSAVAALQEAAEAYLVGLFEDTNLCAIHGKRVTIMPKDIQLARRIRGERA, from the coding sequence ATGGCAAGAACAAAGCAAACAGCACGAAAATCGACAGGAGGAAAGGCACCAAGAAAGCAATTAGCAACAAAAGCCGCAAGGAAATCAGCACCCGCAACAGGAGGAGTGAAGAAGCCTCACCGTTTCCGTCCTGGAACTGTTGCTCTTCGTGAGATCCGTAAGTACCAGAAGAGCACTGAGCTTTTGATACGAAAGCTACCCTTTCAAAGACTTGTTAGAGAAATAGCGCAGGATTTCAAGACGGATCTGAGATTCCAGAGCAGTGCTGTGGCTGCACTTCAGGAGGCTGCTGAGGCTTACCTGGTGGGTCTATTTGAGGACACCAATTTGTGTGCTATTCATGGTAAAAGAGTAACCATTATGCCTAAGGATATTCAATTGGCTAGGCGTATTAGGGGTGAAAGggcttga
- the LOC132064535 gene encoding uncharacterized protein LOC132064535, giving the protein MFFSLSSQFLKHNIILILILILPFVYINFLAFFISFFLVGFFAFDLKTPTEGVVMAEEPVLCGSPLGSTPSSPKSRIKFLCSHGGKILPQPADGHLKYVGGETRVISVPRDIKLTELMKKLTPQIEGDMVLKYQLVHEDLDALISVKTDEDLRHMLDEYDRCESAGIPRLRAFLFPAKPIVVDHHTTPPEPLEQRYIDAINGIIRSREAGLRIQHPLSISHASFGFSSACSSPRSPESCTTDGVIHESLLQSIFQNRSQLHKVQSSPSFYNVNSQQQPGSHHNHQSPQQQQHHYYNYRQPNYNGYQLSKPPPGPGDPVKGPDRLFSVRSVGRAEGLRYQADHNQHYYQSPMRYSRGSGCCTKCMHYDDYGHCGERRNGSISPGSYSMEIGNGCPSPGGYSVERRTSSLSPSPIPLSPRFSNMAGSGDT; this is encoded by the exons cCCTTTGTGTATATAAACTTTTTagcctttttcatttcattttttcttgttgGGTTTTTcgcatttgatttgaaaacgCCAACAGAAGGTGTTGTGATGGCGGAGGAACCTGTTTTATGTGGTTCACCATTGGGGTCCACCCCAAGCTCCCCTAAGAGTAGGATTAAATTTCTGTGTAGCCATGGAGGAAAAATTCTTCCTCAGCCAGCTGATGGCCACCTCAAGTATGTCGGGGGCGAGACACGTGTCATCTCCGTTCCTCGGGACATTAAACTTAcag AACTCATGAAGAAACTCACTCCCCAAATTGAGGGTGACATGGTTCTCAAATATCAACTAGTACACGAGGACCTTGACGCCTTGATCTCAGTAAAAACAGACGAAGATCTACGCCACATGTTGGACGAATATGATCGTTGTGAAAGTGCAGGGATCCCGAGGCTTCGTGCCTTCCTCTTTCCAGCAAAGCCCATCGTGGTGGACCACCACACAACCCCACCAGAACCTCTAGAACAACGATATATCGATGCCATTAATGGTATAATCCGTTCAAGGGAAGCAGGGCTTAGGATACAACATCCTCTAAGCATAAGCCATGCTTCTTTTGGCTTTTCCTCTGCTTGTTCTTCACCAAGATCTCCTGAGAGTTGTACTACTGATGGTGTTATCCACGAGTCTTTGCtacaaagtatttttcaaaatagaagCCAATTGCACAAAGTTCAGAGTTCCCCTAGCTTTTACAATGTCAATAGCCAGCAGCAACCTGGGTCCCATCATAACCATCAGTCGCCGCAGCAgcaacaacatcattattacAACTATAGGCAACCGAACTACAACGGGTACCAGTTAAGCAAACCTCCACCTGGTCCTGGTGATCCAGTCAAAGGGCCAGACAGGCTGTTTTCTGTTAGGTCTGTTGGTCGAGCCGAGGGGTTAAGGTATCAAGCGGATCATAACCAACACTACTATCAATCACCCATGAGGTACAGCCGTGGCAGTGGCTGTTGTACAAAATGTATGCATTATGATGACTATGGCCATTGTGGGGAAAGGAGAAATGGAAGTATATCACCGGGCAGTTACTCTATGGAGATAGGAAATGGCTGTCCTTCTCCAGGAGGTTATTCCGTGGAAAGAAGAACTAGTAGTCTCTCCCCAAGTCCCATTCCGTTGAGTCCTCGCTTCTCCAACATGGCTGGATCAGGGGATACTTAA